Sequence from the Nasonia vitripennis strain AsymCx chromosome 4 unlocalized genomic scaffold, Nvit_psr_1.1 chr4_random0007, whole genome shotgun sequence genome:
TTGTACTTGAAAAcagatgttttattattagctGACGTATTCGAAAGTTTTCGAGAGACATCTCTGAAAGCGTATAGTTTATGTCCTGCACACTTTTACACGACTCCAGGTCtcacattttcagcagctctaaaaatgacaaaagtgGAATTGGAGCTTCTTACAGATATAGATATGCTGATGTTTATTGAAGCAGGCATTCGAGGAGGAATAAGTCAATGTTGCAATCGGTATGCTAAGGCGAACAATCCGTACATGGGACCATCATACGATAAGAATCAGAAAACGAAGACactcttatattttgatattaataatctttatgGATGGGCTATGGTGCAGTATTTACCAgtgggaaaattcaaatggatcgaattcaaattttttcaatgcacCACCAGACTGATACAGGCTACTTTGCTGAAGTAGATTTAGAGTATCCTGAAGAAATACATGATGATCATCAAGATTTGCCTTTTTGTGAAGAACATCGTACACCCCCTGGCTCAAAGCAAAAGAAACTGTTGACTACTTTGAACGATAAGAAAAGGTATGTCATTCATTATCTTGCGTTAAAACAGGTATTAGATAATGGACTTCGACTAAAAAAAGTGCATAGGATTCTGAGTTTTGAGCAGAAGCCTTGGCTCAAACCATATGTTGAATTTAatacagagaagagaaagcaggccaagaatgagtttgaaaagcttttctacaagttattaatta
This genomic interval carries:
- the LOC116417329 gene encoding uncharacterized protein LOC116417329, translated to MNGRVSLIPHNKEKYISFTMYIDDCDISFRFIDSWRFLPSSLEKLASYLETVPIAVNEFKNDGFTDEKINLLRRKGKFPYDLVDGLDKLMTTKLPEKNEFYNKLTDSHIIDEDYHHAVTVWNMFTIKTLVEYSDLYLKTDVLLLADVFESFRETSLKAYSLCPAHFYTTPGLTFSAALKMTKVELELLTDIDMLMFIEAGIRGGISQCCNRYAKANNPYMGPSYDKNQKTKTLLYFDINNLYGWAMVQYLPVGKFKWIEFKFFQCTTRLIQATLLK